Proteins encoded within one genomic window of Micromonospora halotolerans:
- a CDS encoding DUF3618 domain-containing protein codes for MTGNGTGDVAALREEIRRTRVELGETMELLAARADVKALVRHSAEQAKVRMRKQAALTVARVRGQAAEKARLVRAQAYEKGGAVGRNPVPWAAVAAGAVATAVVLLIVRGRRR; via the coding sequence ATGACCGGCAACGGAACCGGGGACGTGGCGGCACTCCGGGAGGAGATCCGCCGGACCCGGGTGGAGTTGGGTGAGACGATGGAACTGCTCGCCGCCCGGGCCGACGTCAAGGCCCTGGTGCGGCACTCCGCCGAGCAGGCGAAGGTGCGGATGCGCAAGCAGGCGGCGCTGACCGTGGCCCGGGTGCGCGGGCAGGCGGCGGAGAAGGCCCGGCTGGTCCGGGCGCAGGCGTACGAGAAGGGCGGGGCGGTCGGGCGCAACCCGGTGCCGTGGGCGGCCGTCGCGGCCGGCGCGGTGGCCACCGCGGTGGTGCTGCTGATCGTCCGTGGGAGGCGCAGGTGA
- a CDS encoding phage holin family protein: MADVASRSASRTGQEPSTAELVQRATEQVTRLVRDELALARAELTQKGKHAGIGIGLFGGGGVMALYGAGALVATVILLLDLVMPAWLAALIVAVALFLLAGVLALVGKKQVSRAVPPVPEATVRSVRADVDTVTAAVKDGRRG, translated from the coding sequence ATGGCTGACGTCGCGAGTCGCAGCGCGTCCCGGACCGGGCAGGAGCCGTCCACCGCGGAACTGGTGCAGCGGGCCACCGAACAGGTCACCCGCCTGGTGCGGGACGAGCTGGCGCTGGCCCGGGCGGAACTGACCCAGAAGGGCAAGCACGCCGGGATCGGGATCGGTCTGTTCGGCGGCGGCGGGGTGATGGCCCTCTACGGCGCCGGCGCGCTGGTCGCCACCGTGATCCTGCTGCTGGATCTGGTCATGCCGGCGTGGCTCGCCGCGCTCATCGTCGCGGTGGCGCTCTTCCTGCTCGCCGGCGTCCTGGCGCTGGTCGGCAAGAAGCAGGTCAGCCGTGCCGTCCCGCCGGTGCCGGAGGCGACGGTCCGCAGCGTCCGGGCGGACGTGGACACCGTCACCGCCGCGGTGAAGGACGGGAGGCGGGGATGA